The genome window CGCCTCTGCCTGTCCCCGCTCTTCCGCTTCAAGACCGGGAAAGGCTCCGGGAGTATCGAGCATGGTAATTACGGGAATCCCGAATTTCTCGGCTGTCTTCATCAGCCGCAGCGCTTTGCGGTAACCGTCCGGATTGGGCATGCCGAAATTCCGGTACTTTCTGCTTTTGGTGTCCCGTCCTTTCTGATGCCCGATGATCATGACGGAGCGCCCCCGGAATGCAGCCAGTCCGCCTACAATGGCTTTGTCGTCACTGTAGCACCGGTCACCATGAAGCTCAATAAAATTTTCCGTGAGCTTGTAGACATAATCAAGTGTGTAGGGGCGGTCGGGGTGACGCGCGAGCTGTACCCGCTGCCAGTGCGTCAGGTTGGTAAATATGGATTTTCTGAGCTCTTCAACCCTGCTGCGGAGCCGTTCAATTTCCGGTGTCAGCACATTGTCATCCGTAAGATGCAATTCACTCAGTTCGGAAATTTTCTTTTCCAGCTCAATAATCGGTTTTTCGAAATCAAGATAATTCATCGCGGATTTCCTAATTCATGGATATGCTGCACAAGATAAGACACAGACAACTAAGTTGCCGTCGAACAGGGCTCGCCGTTTCCCGGCCGTTTTTGACTTCAGAGTACTCCGAAAATACTGCGCAGCTTCAGCACCCAAACCATCCAAACCGCTTCAAAAACAATCTTTTTGGACATTTTGGAGACACCTTCGGTGCGTTCGCGAAATATGATGGAGGTTTCTTTCAGGCGGAAGCCGGCTCTAAAAGCCCTGAAATGTACCTCGATTTGAAAAGAATATCCATTTGAGCGGATTTTTTTAAGGTCTATTTTTTCAAGCACTTTCCGGGAAATGCATTTGAAACCGGCAGTGGTATCCTGAACAGGCAGCCCGGTTATGAATCTTGCATAGACATTGGCAGAGTATGACAGGATCAGCCGGGTCAGCGGCCAGTTAATGATACTTATGCCATTGGCATACCGTGACCCGATTGCCAGATCACAACGGCCTTCCTTGACCTCCCTGATGAGCCTGGGTACATCGTCAGGGTCATGTGAAAAATCAGCATCCATTTCGCAGACATATTCATATCCCTTGTCAAGCGCGAAATAAAATCCGGTTACATAGGCGGTTCCGAGACCAAGCTTGCCCTCACGCTCAATGAGATGGATCCGGTCCGGATTCTCACCCTGAAGCTTTTTTACCTCATCTGCCGTACCGTCAGGTGAACCATCATCAACAACAAGCACATCCACCTTCTCTTCAAGTCCCAGCAAATGGGGAAGCAGTTTCGTAATATTTTCCGCTTCGTTAAATGTCGGTATAATAATCAGTGATTCACTCTGGCCGCTCATCCTATTGTCCCTTTCCTTTTATTACGGTCATAATTGTATTAAAAAGGATCTTAAAATCCATCTTAAGTGAAATATTTTCAACATAAAAAAGATCATACTTCGTCTTTTCCTTGACATCTTCCAGATTCTCGTCGTACTTCCATTTGACCTGGGCCCATCCGGTTATTCCCGGCCGGACACGCAGTCTGCGGGAATACAACGGGATGGATTTTTTAAACTGCTCTACAAAATAGGGTCTTTCCGGACGCGGACCAACCAGGCTCATATCCCCTTTCAGTACATTGAAAAACTGGGGCAGCTCATCCAGACGCAGTTTTCTGAGCCAGTAGCCAACCGGTGTGATTCGCGGATCATTGTCACTTGCCCATACGGGTCCGCTCTCTTTTTCGGCATCAATAAACATGGTGCGGAACTTGTACATGGTGAAGACCCTGTCATACTTGCCCACCCTTTTTTGTCTGAAAATGGCCGGGCCTTTCGAGGTCATCCTGATCAGCAGGGCAATGACCAGCATGACCGGCAGTGTGGGGATCAATATGACGAGCGACAGGATAATATCCATCATTCGCTTGAAAAACTTCTCCCAGGTCGGCATCGGGTCGGGCATGACATCAATAAGCGGCAGTCCGAAAATCTGATTCGTCTGATTCAATCCGGTGATCATCTGATGGAAGTCCGGCAGTATTTTAACCGAGACATCCGGGATATCGATCTGATCCAGAATGGGTATGAGCTGTTCCTTTTCATCCGGCTCAAGCGCCACGATAATCTCCTGCACTCCATGATCCATGATCAGCTGCTTGATATCAGATACCTTGCCGGCGATCATATCCCTATCCACTTTTTCAGCACGTGCAACCTTTTCCTGAACCCCCGTATCTCCTTCATGCATATTCATTCCGCCGAACCCGGCATCACCATACTGGTCAGCCTGGTTATTGCTTCCGCCAAGTCTCAGGAAGCCGATCACGTTCATACCGGAGGTCTTGTGCCGGTGAAGATTTTCGTAAACGGACCGGGCCGATCCTCCGGTGCCGACGATAAATGCCCTGTGAAGCCCTTTTCCTTTTTGCACCCGTATTTTCTGGATGGTCCGCAGAATCAGCCGGCTTGTGGATACGCAAATCAGGACAATCAGCCAGTAAATGAGTGTAACCCATTTGGCCTGATGGAGGTTATCAGATGTCCAGCCGAGCGAATCAATAAACAGAAGGAAAAAAAGAATCAGGGTTCCGATTATGGAAATTTTTGCTACCCTGATGATTTCATCGAACCGGGAAATGAGATAGAGGTGCCGGTACAGTCCGAACACCCCGAATATAGCGATCCAGTAAACGGATATAACCACTCCGGGCAGGAAAAGACTGTACGGAGCGGCGCTGGTAGGCTCAATTCCCCAGCCCAGCTCAAATCGCACATAGTAAAAACCATACCAGGCCAGAATCAGGAAGACAAAGTCACTGACAATGGTTACAACTATTTCTCTGGCTTTCTCCAAATCTTAAAAATCCGGGTCTTGTTTCCGGCAAGTCCATGGAAGCTGCAATACCTTCATGAACCGCTTTGTTTCATAATTTACATCTGCGTAGATTTTATTCCTTTTA of Natronogracilivirga saccharolytica contains these proteins:
- a CDS encoding acetyl-CoA carboxylase carboxyltransferase subunit alpha; this translates as MNYLDFEKPIIELEKKISELSELHLTDDNVLTPEIERLRSRVEELRKSIFTNLTHWQRVQLARHPDRPYTLDYVYKLTENFIELHGDRCYSDDKAIVGGLAAFRGRSVMIIGHQKGRDTKSRKYRNFGMPNPDGYRKALRLMKTAEKFGIPVITMLDTPGAFPGLEAEERGQAEAIARNLREMALLRVPVVTVVIGEGASGGALGIGMGNEVYMMENTWYSVISPESCSSILWKTWDYKEQAARALKLSAKDLMELEVIDGIISEPLGGAHRDYDAASVAVGDQIAESLDRLSKMKPDKLKSQRIEKYSQMGSWSDTSKK
- a CDS encoding polyprenol monophosphomannose synthase, translating into MSGQSESLIIIPTFNEAENITKLLPHLLGLEEKVDVLVVDDGSPDGTADEVKKLQGENPDRIHLIEREGKLGLGTAYVTGFYFALDKGYEYVCEMDADFSHDPDDVPRLIREVKEGRCDLAIGSRYANGISIINWPLTRLILSYSANVYARFITGLPVQDTTAGFKCISRKVLEKIDLKKIRSNGYSFQIEVHFRAFRAGFRLKETSIIFRERTEGVSKMSKKIVFEAVWMVWVLKLRSIFGVL
- a CDS encoding sugar transferase; this encodes MEKAREIVVTIVSDFVFLILAWYGFYYVRFELGWGIEPTSAAPYSLFLPGVVISVYWIAIFGVFGLYRHLYLISRFDEIIRVAKISIIGTLILFFLLFIDSLGWTSDNLHQAKWVTLIYWLIVLICVSTSRLILRTIQKIRVQKGKGLHRAFIVGTGGSARSVYENLHRHKTSGMNVIGFLRLGGSNNQADQYGDAGFGGMNMHEGDTGVQEKVARAEKVDRDMIAGKVSDIKQLIMDHGVQEIIVALEPDEKEQLIPILDQIDIPDVSVKILPDFHQMITGLNQTNQIFGLPLIDVMPDPMPTWEKFFKRMMDIILSLVILIPTLPVMLVIALLIRMTSKGPAIFRQKRVGKYDRVFTMYKFRTMFIDAEKESGPVWASDNDPRITPVGYWLRKLRLDELPQFFNVLKGDMSLVGPRPERPYFVEQFKKSIPLYSRRLRVRPGITGWAQVKWKYDENLEDVKEKTKYDLFYVENISLKMDFKILFNTIMTVIKGKGQ